From Phaeocystidibacter marisrubri, the proteins below share one genomic window:
- a CDS encoding radical SAM/SPASM domain-containing protein: MKAAKLHNLTGLIRKLSPAKIWNGIQLISGYYASRITKKPIQWGEPFSLSIEPTTACNLGCPECPSGLKQFSRPTGNLRMDLFQKIIDQVSKKLIYLTFYFQGEPFINKQFLKMVKYASDKGIFTSTSTNAHFISPKVADEIVESGLDRLIVSVDGTTQETYEMYRYHGTLDKVLEGTANVIEAKKRLKSNAPEIIFQFLVVKHNEHQIDDLHALAKKMGVDKVALKTAQIYDYKNGSPLLPSDQKYSRYKQNPDGTYSIKSKLHNHCWRLWHSAVVTWDGDIVPCCFDKDAKYKMGTLKDHTFQDIWYDKTYQNFRNSIIQSRQNIDICQNCTEGSKVWI; the protein is encoded by the coding sequence ATGAAAGCAGCCAAACTTCACAATCTAACTGGCTTGATTCGAAAATTGAGTCCAGCCAAAATTTGGAACGGTATTCAACTGATTTCTGGGTACTATGCCTCCCGAATCACCAAGAAGCCTATTCAGTGGGGAGAGCCATTCAGCCTCAGCATTGAACCAACCACCGCTTGCAACTTAGGCTGCCCTGAGTGTCCCAGTGGCTTGAAGCAATTCAGTAGACCTACGGGGAACTTGCGAATGGATCTCTTCCAAAAAATCATTGATCAGGTATCGAAGAAACTCATCTACCTTACCTTCTATTTCCAAGGAGAACCTTTTATCAATAAGCAGTTTTTGAAGATGGTGAAATATGCCTCCGACAAAGGTATTTTCACCTCAACCTCTACCAATGCCCATTTCATCAGTCCAAAGGTGGCCGATGAAATTGTAGAATCAGGACTGGATCGATTGATCGTAAGTGTGGATGGAACCACGCAAGAAACCTATGAGATGTATCGCTATCACGGCACGCTTGATAAAGTTCTAGAAGGAACAGCCAATGTGATTGAAGCGAAGAAACGCCTCAAGTCAAATGCTCCAGAGATCATTTTCCAATTTTTGGTAGTGAAGCACAACGAGCATCAAATTGACGACCTGCACGCATTGGCGAAAAAGATGGGTGTAGATAAAGTGGCGCTCAAAACCGCTCAAATCTACGACTATAAAAACGGGAGTCCACTGCTTCCATCCGACCAAAAATACAGTCGTTACAAGCAAAACCCCGACGGAACCTATAGCATCAAAAGCAAGCTGCACAATCACTGTTGGAGATTGTGGCATTCTGCTGTTGTTACTTGGGATGGCGACATCGTTCCATGCTGTTTTGACAAAGATGCCAAGTACAAAATGGGTACTTTGAAGGATCACACTTTTCAAGATATCTGGTACGATAAAACTTACCAGAATTTTAGAAATAGCATCATTCAGTCTCGTCAAAACATCGACATCTGTCAGAACTGTACCGAGGGAAGTAAGGTTTGGATTTAA
- a CDS encoding Rrf2 family transcriptional regulator — protein MNNTRFATALHILTLLAHGEEEWMSSDWIAGSINVNPVVVRKELAVLIQAGLVISKKGKEGGSALAKSSSDITLDQIYLAVKNSDVLGKRNTHTNPKCPIGKDINSKLDGLFATVDHSVLNELKGKTLSSFVEEFH, from the coding sequence ATGAACAACACAAGGTTTGCCACTGCATTACATATTCTAACTCTTTTGGCCCATGGGGAAGAGGAGTGGATGAGTTCCGATTGGATTGCGGGCAGCATCAATGTGAACCCTGTGGTTGTGCGTAAGGAGTTAGCCGTTCTTATTCAAGCCGGACTTGTAATCAGCAAGAAAGGGAAGGAAGGTGGATCCGCATTGGCGAAGAGCAGTTCAGACATCACACTGGATCAAATTTATTTGGCCGTGAAAAATTCTGATGTGCTTGGAAAGAGAAACACGCATACCAATCCAAAATGTCCCATTGGTAAAGACATTAATTCCAAATTGGATGGACTGTTTGCAACTGTGGATCACTCTGTTTTGAATGAGTTGAAAGGCAAGACATTAAGTAGTTTCGTGGAAGAGTTCCACTGA
- a CDS encoding MotA/TolQ/ExbB proton channel family protein, whose product MMELFYMGGPLFMGILTFIFIAIIAIAVINGIPFLKGKYSDLDEGRRKLAYIKDAGLLALVIGVLGQLIGLFSAFKAIEMSMMDISPAMLAGGVKVSMITTIYGLVIYALSLLIWVGLRR is encoded by the coding sequence ATGATGGAGCTATTCTATATGGGTGGACCCCTTTTTATGGGAATTCTAACTTTTATTTTCATCGCCATAATTGCCATAGCGGTCATAAACGGCATCCCATTCTTGAAAGGAAAATACTCAGATTTAGATGAAGGAAGAAGAAAGCTAGCTTATATCAAGGATGCAGGACTTCTTGCATTGGTGATCGGGGTTTTGGGTCAGCTGATTGGCTTGTTCTCCGCTTTCAAGGCCATCGAAATGTCGATGATGGATATTTCTCCAGCCATGCTTGCCGGTGGCGTTAAAGTATCGATGATTACAACGATTTACGGGCTGGTGATTTATGCTTTGTCGCTGTTGATTTGGGTAGGGCTTCGCAGGTAG
- the rplT gene encoding 50S ribosomal protein L20 translates to MPRSVNHVASRARRKRLMELSKGYFGRRKNVWTVAKNAVEKGLVYSYRDRRNKKRTFRALWIARINAGARLNGMSYSVFMGKVKAAGIELNRKVLADLAMNNPEAFKAIVEKVK, encoded by the coding sequence ATGCCAAGAAGTGTAAATCACGTTGCATCTCGCGCTCGCAGAAAGCGCCTTATGGAACTATCAAAAGGTTACTTCGGACGTCGTAAGAACGTTTGGACAGTAGCCAAAAACGCGGTTGAAAAGGGTCTTGTTTACTCTTATAGAGACCGTCGTAACAAAAAACGCACATTCCGTGCATTGTGGATCGCGCGTATTAACGCTGGTGCACGTTTGAACGGTATGTCTTACAGCGTTTTCATGGGTAAAGTAAAAGCTGCTGGTATCGAGCTTAACCGTAAGGTTCTAGCCGATCTAGCGATGAACAACCCAGAAGCTTTCAAAGCAATCGTTGAGAAAGTAAAATAA
- the rpmI gene encoding 50S ribosomal protein L35 produces the protein MPKMKTKSSAKKRFKLTGTGKIKRKHAFKSHILTKKATDRKRRLTDATLVDKADVKSIKQQLVI, from the coding sequence ATGCCGAAAATGAAAACTAAGTCTAGTGCTAAGAAGCGTTTCAAGCTCACTGGTACTGGCAAGATTAAGCGCAAGCACGCTTTCAAAAGTCACATTTTGACCAAGAAAGCAACTGACCGTAAGCGTCGTTTGACGGATGCTACTTTGGTAGACAAAGCCGACGTAAAATCAATTAAGCAGCAGCTCGTTATCTGA
- a CDS encoding SDR family oxidoreductase, producing MKIGITGATGQLGSLVVEHLKNRVDASNLVALVRSPEKVEGIEARAFDYEKPEALVDALKGIDTLLLISGNEIGKRTTQHTNVINAAVEAGVGRVVYTSILKADTTSISLAGEHVETEKLLEKSGINYTILRNGWYTENYTANLAGSVQAGALVGSAGEGKISSATRNDFAEAAAVVLTQNESGQKVYELSGDEAYTLSDLAAEVSKQTGKNIPYQNLPEEKYSEILKGLGIPDLYAEGIASWDVSASKGDLYDDGTTLSTLIGRPTTPLSEAVKVALS from the coding sequence ATGAAAATTGGAATTACTGGAGCCACCGGACAATTGGGATCTCTCGTAGTAGAGCATCTAAAGAACAGAGTCGATGCAAGCAACTTGGTAGCCTTGGTTCGTTCGCCTGAGAAGGTAGAGGGAATTGAAGCTCGTGCCTTTGATTACGAAAAGCCTGAAGCGCTAGTAGATGCTTTGAAGGGTATTGATACACTACTGTTGATTTCCGGGAACGAAATCGGTAAACGCACAACTCAGCATACCAACGTGATTAACGCTGCTGTAGAAGCTGGGGTAGGAAGAGTGGTTTACACCAGTATTTTGAAGGCCGATACCACCTCTATCAGTTTGGCAGGTGAGCATGTGGAGACGGAGAAACTTCTGGAAAAATCAGGAATCAATTATACCATTTTGAGAAATGGATGGTATACGGAGAACTATACTGCAAACTTGGCTGGATCTGTACAGGCGGGTGCATTGGTAGGTAGCGCAGGTGAGGGTAAAATCTCTTCTGCAACCCGTAACGACTTTGCGGAAGCTGCGGCTGTGGTGCTTACCCAGAACGAGTCAGGCCAGAAGGTATACGAGCTTTCTGGTGATGAAGCTTACACTCTTTCTGATTTGGCAGCAGAGGTTTCTAAGCAAACGGGAAAGAACATCCCATATCAGAATCTACCAGAAGAGAAGTACAGCGAAATTCTCAAAGGCTTAGGTATTCCAGATCTATATGCTGAAGGAATTGCCAGTTGGGATGTAAGTGCGTCAAAAGGCGATTTGTACGATGACGGCACTACACTTTCAACCTTGATTGGTCGCCCAACCACTCCGCTTTCTGAAGCCGTTAAGGTAGCCCTGAGTTAA
- the infC gene encoding translation initiation factor IF-3, whose amino-acid sequence MTNEKIRVPKVRVIQEGAEPQIMATRDALSLAKEQDLDLVMITEKADPPVVRIIDYKKFLYDQKKKQKEIQQKAQKVTVKEIRFGPNTDDHDYEFKLKHARKFLEEGAKLKAFVFFKGRSIVYKDKGEILLLRLAQDLEDVGKVEQLPKLEGKRMIMFIGSKKKK is encoded by the coding sequence TTGACAAATGAGAAGATCCGAGTGCCTAAAGTACGTGTGATACAAGAAGGAGCAGAACCCCAAATCATGGCTACGCGCGACGCGTTGTCACTTGCAAAAGAGCAAGACTTAGACTTGGTGATGATCACTGAAAAGGCAGATCCACCAGTTGTACGTATCATCGACTACAAGAAATTCTTGTACGACCAGAAGAAGAAGCAGAAGGAAATTCAGCAGAAAGCTCAGAAGGTCACCGTAAAAGAAATTCGATTTGGTCCGAATACTGACGACCACGATTACGAGTTTAAGCTCAAGCACGCACGCAAGTTTTTGGAAGAAGGTGCAAAGCTTAAGGCTTTTGTATTCTTTAAGGGACGTTCCATCGTGTACAAGGACAAGGGAGAGATTCTCTTGTTGCGTCTAGCTCAGGATCTAGAAGACGTGGGAAAGGTTGAACAACTTCCTAAGCTTGAAGGAAAGCGTATGATTATGTTCATCGGATCCAAGAAAAAGAAATAA
- a CDS encoding LytR/AlgR family response regulator transcription factor encodes MKNRTVLHLVYWAVITLFLTLFFGSSWKSYTLAFYFSSFLLPIVIGTTYFFNGYLVPKYLFKGQYGRFALYFIYMLIISLYLEMLVSLGSFVLLADFNTSEINLKGISIFILGATLYLIVFATSFIRLVIQYKRVEVQVASLASEAERNHQPHIVIRADRKNHPVPFDQILYIESLNDYVKVVTLERELITRQRISTLLESLPTQFIRIHRSFLVNLNAVDSFSTTEVIVNGIQLPISRTYKGDALECLRERMD; translated from the coding sequence ATGAAAAATCGAACTGTACTTCATCTGGTCTATTGGGCAGTCATAACCCTCTTCCTCACCCTCTTCTTCGGGTCGAGTTGGAAGAGCTACACCTTGGCATTTTACTTCTCGAGTTTTTTACTCCCTATTGTAATAGGAACCACGTACTTCTTTAATGGATATTTGGTACCCAAGTATCTCTTCAAGGGACAATACGGTCGTTTTGCCCTTTACTTCATTTATATGTTGATAATCTCACTGTATTTGGAGATGCTTGTTTCATTGGGGTCCTTTGTTCTGTTGGCCGACTTCAATACCAGTGAGATCAATTTGAAGGGAATTTCCATTTTCATCCTAGGTGCCACCCTCTACCTCATCGTCTTCGCAACCAGCTTTATTCGACTGGTCATTCAATATAAAAGGGTTGAAGTCCAAGTGGCTTCCCTCGCCTCTGAGGCCGAGAGAAATCATCAACCGCATATCGTGATTCGAGCGGACCGAAAGAACCATCCTGTTCCCTTTGATCAGATTCTATACATTGAAAGCTTGAATGATTATGTAAAAGTAGTAACCCTCGAAAGGGAGTTAATTACGCGTCAGAGGATATCAACTTTGCTAGAATCCTTACCCACTCAATTCATCAGAATCCATCGATCCTTTTTGGTGAATCTAAATGCAGTGGATTCCTTTTCAACTACTGAAGTCATTGTGAATGGAATCCAGCTACCCATTAGTCGGACGTACAAAGGTGATGCTCTGGAGTGCTTAAGAGAGAGGATGGATTAG
- the thrS gene encoding threonine--tRNA ligase — translation MIKVTLPDGSVKEMPVGSSAMDVAKDISHGLARNVLSGTYNGETIELMEPLDGDGELTLFTWDQEEGKRAFWHSSAHVLAQTLLHFYPNIKLTIGPPIENGFYYDVDFNGVSIGEADFPKIEKQMLEFARQKSEFKMRSVTKAEALEEYKDNEYKTELIQNLEDGTITFCDHANFTDLCRGGHIPNTGYIKSVKVMNLAGAYWRGNENNPQLTRVYAISFPKASMLTEYLELLEEAKKRDHRKLGKELELFTFSQRVGQGLPLWLPKGAALRERLEQFLKRAQKKAGYQQVITPHIGNKELYVTSGHYAKYGKDSFQPIHTPEEGEEYLLKPMNCPHHCEIYKSSPHSYRDLPLRLAEFGTVYRYEQSGELHGLTRVRGFTQDDAHIFCTPDQLKDEFKKVIDLVLYILKTLDFENFTAQVSLRDTENREKYIGSDENWEKAERAIIEAAEEKKLNTVVEYGEAAFYGPKLDFMVKDALGRSWQLGTIQVDYNLPERFELEYKGSDNELHRPVMIHRAPFGSMERFVAVLLEHCGGNFPLWLMPEQVAILPISDKYQDYSVKVSKLLENYDIRALIDDRSEKIGRKIRDAEVKKIPYMLIVGEKEAESGMLAVRRHGEGDIGTMSVEEFAKVVSTEVEEKLASFED, via the coding sequence ATGATCAAAGTAACTTTACCCGACGGGTCTGTAAAAGAAATGCCCGTTGGAAGCAGCGCCATGGATGTGGCGAAAGACATCAGCCACGGTTTGGCTAGAAATGTACTTAGCGGAACCTACAATGGAGAAACCATCGAATTGATGGAACCTTTAGATGGCGATGGAGAACTCACGCTATTTACGTGGGATCAAGAAGAAGGAAAACGTGCATTCTGGCACTCGTCTGCCCACGTACTTGCACAAACCCTACTTCATTTTTATCCGAACATCAAACTCACCATCGGACCTCCCATTGAAAATGGATTCTACTACGACGTAGATTTCAATGGCGTTTCTATTGGAGAAGCTGATTTTCCGAAGATTGAGAAGCAAATGCTTGAATTCGCCAGACAGAAGTCGGAATTCAAAATGCGTTCAGTTACCAAGGCTGAAGCTTTGGAAGAATACAAGGACAACGAATACAAGACGGAATTGATCCAGAACTTGGAGGATGGAACCATCACTTTCTGCGATCACGCCAACTTTACCGATCTATGTAGAGGCGGTCACATCCCAAACACCGGTTACATCAAATCAGTGAAAGTGATGAACTTGGCCGGTGCCTACTGGAGAGGTAACGAAAACAACCCACAGCTTACTCGTGTCTATGCCATTTCCTTTCCGAAGGCAAGCATGTTAACCGAGTACTTGGAGTTGCTGGAAGAGGCTAAAAAGCGCGATCACCGCAAGTTAGGTAAGGAACTTGAACTCTTTACTTTCTCTCAGCGAGTGGGTCAAGGTTTGCCATTGTGGTTACCAAAAGGTGCAGCCCTTCGCGAGCGTTTGGAGCAATTCCTCAAACGCGCTCAGAAGAAGGCTGGATACCAACAAGTGATCACTCCGCACATTGGAAACAAGGAGTTGTATGTAACCTCTGGCCATTATGCGAAGTACGGCAAGGACAGCTTCCAACCAATTCACACCCCAGAAGAAGGCGAAGAGTACTTGTTGAAACCGATGAACTGTCCACATCACTGTGAAATTTACAAGTCATCCCCACACTCGTACCGCGACCTCCCTCTTCGTTTAGCGGAATTTGGAACCGTGTACCGCTACGAGCAAAGCGGCGAACTTCACGGTCTCACTCGTGTGAGAGGTTTTACTCAAGATGATGCACACATCTTCTGTACACCGGATCAGTTGAAGGATGAATTCAAGAAAGTAATTGATCTTGTACTTTATATCCTCAAAACTCTTGATTTTGAAAACTTTACTGCTCAAGTATCGTTAAGAGATACAGAGAACCGCGAGAAGTACATCGGATCGGACGAAAACTGGGAGAAAGCAGAACGCGCCATTATTGAAGCTGCCGAAGAGAAGAAACTCAATACGGTTGTAGAATATGGTGAAGCAGCTTTCTACGGTCCAAAGCTCGACTTCATGGTGAAAGATGCATTAGGCAGAAGTTGGCAGTTGGGTACAATTCAGGTAGATTACAACCTACCCGAGCGTTTTGAATTGGAATACAAAGGGAGCGACAACGAACTCCACAGACCGGTGATGATTCACAGAGCACCATTCGGATCTATGGAAAGATTTGTGGCTGTGTTACTTGAGCATTGCGGAGGAAACTTCCCACTTTGGTTGATGCCAGAGCAAGTTGCCATCCTTCCAATTTCAGATAAGTATCAGGACTACAGCGTTAAAGTTTCGAAATTGCTTGAAAATTACGATATTCGCGCCCTGATTGACGACAGAAGTGAGAAGATCGGAAGAAAGATCCGAGACGCTGAAGTCAAGAAGATTCCATACATGTTGATTGTAGGAGAAAAGGAAGCCGAAAGCGGAATGCTCGCTGTTCGTCGACATGGAGAAGGAGATATTGGAACCATGAGTGTGGAAGAATTCGCCAAAGTGGTTTCAACCGAAGTTGAAGAAAAGCTAGCTTCATTTGAAGACTAA
- a CDS encoding amidohydrolase yields the protein MKNFTFFLIILVSLSAVSCNNNTTEKGNFSTLYFNGDIITMESDSAIYAEAVVEENGMIVFVGTLEEANEKFGNANRVDLNGKTMLPAFLDGHGHFYNVGFTALCANLLPPPDGPGDNYKSIVETMRTYIQSEDGQYVLQKLGWIMGNGYDDSQLEEKNHPNAKTLDGISTEYPVIIIHQSGHLGAINTVALELLGIDSETSNPEGGVIRRDENGNPTGVLEEGALFQVLFPLLGKIDEDMAMKCILKGQEEYAKNGYLTAQDGRTTIEQLASLRMAADSSMYFIDVVAYPDITLGTEHLTQGKYTPSKIYQGKFRIGGVKLTLDGSPQGKTAWITKCYHVNPEGRDGCYTGYPIMDDNTAIGYVETAFKNHWQLLAHTNGDAAIDQYIQAIESAQSNYGYKDHRTVMIHGQTLRKNQIPSLVELNILPSLFPMHTYYWGDWHRESVLGEERAEYISPCKDAINAGLTITSHHDAPVTFPNSMRVLDATVNRVTRSGFVLGPDQRVTPYQGLKTLTDWAAFQYFEENSKGTLTVGKLADFVILDKNPLKIDLLEIHNIQIVESIKEGNTVYSN from the coding sequence ATGAAAAATTTCACCTTTTTTTTGATAATACTCGTTTCACTCTCAGCTGTTTCATGCAATAACAACACGACAGAAAAAGGTAATTTTTCAACTTTGTACTTCAACGGTGATATTATTACAATGGAATCCGATTCTGCCATCTATGCAGAAGCCGTTGTTGAAGAAAATGGAATGATCGTCTTTGTAGGGACGCTTGAAGAGGCCAATGAAAAATTCGGGAATGCGAATCGAGTTGACCTCAACGGGAAGACAATGCTCCCTGCCTTTCTCGATGGGCACGGTCATTTCTACAATGTAGGATTTACAGCGCTTTGCGCTAATTTACTTCCACCGCCTGATGGTCCTGGCGACAACTACAAATCCATCGTTGAAACCATGCGCACCTATATTCAATCAGAAGATGGACAGTATGTGCTTCAAAAACTTGGATGGATTATGGGCAATGGGTATGATGATTCTCAATTAGAAGAAAAGAATCACCCAAATGCGAAAACACTCGACGGTATAAGTACGGAATATCCTGTTATCATCATTCATCAATCAGGGCATTTGGGGGCAATCAATACAGTTGCTTTAGAACTGTTGGGCATTGATTCCGAAACCTCAAATCCAGAAGGTGGAGTAATCCGAAGAGATGAGAATGGCAATCCTACGGGTGTTCTAGAGGAAGGTGCCCTGTTCCAGGTTTTGTTCCCTCTTTTAGGAAAGATTGATGAGGATATGGCGATGAAGTGTATCCTTAAAGGGCAAGAAGAATATGCCAAAAATGGATACTTGACTGCTCAAGATGGTAGAACCACTATCGAGCAACTGGCATCTCTTCGAATGGCAGCAGATAGCAGTATGTACTTTATTGATGTAGTGGCTTATCCAGACATCACTTTAGGAACTGAGCACCTCACCCAAGGAAAGTATACCCCTTCTAAAATATATCAAGGTAAATTCAGAATTGGCGGAGTTAAACTAACCCTGGATGGCTCACCACAAGGAAAGACTGCATGGATTACAAAATGCTATCACGTGAATCCAGAAGGAAGAGATGGTTGCTACACTGGCTACCCTATCATGGATGATAACACGGCTATAGGTTATGTAGAGACTGCTTTTAAAAACCATTGGCAACTCCTTGCTCACACCAATGGGGACGCCGCAATTGATCAATACATTCAAGCCATTGAATCAGCACAGTCTAACTATGGCTATAAGGATCATAGAACGGTCATGATTCACGGACAAACCTTGAGAAAGAATCAAATTCCATCTCTCGTTGAATTGAATATCCTTCCTTCCCTCTTCCCTATGCATACTTATTATTGGGGTGATTGGCATCGTGAATCGGTATTAGGTGAAGAACGCGCAGAATATATCTCTCCATGTAAGGACGCCATTAATGCTGGACTAACTATAACTTCTCATCATGACGCTCCTGTGACTTTTCCCAATTCTATGCGTGTGTTAGATGCTACGGTCAACAGAGTTACACGTTCTGGTTTTGTGTTGGGACCTGATCAGCGAGTTACGCCTTATCAAGGACTTAAAACTTTAACCGACTGGGCTGCCTTTCAATATTTCGAAGAAAACTCTAAAGGAACCTTAACCGTAGGCAAACTTGCAGATTTTGTCATCCTAGATAAAAATCCACTCAAAATTGATCTTTTGGAAATCCACAACATCCAAATAGTTGAGTCCATCAAAGAAGGCAATACAGTATACTCTAATTAA
- a CDS encoding LA_2272 family surface repeat-containing protein translates to MNIELALDGVQIGLYNMAIELRGFQFGLWNVNGKRSLPLINGQF, encoded by the coding sequence ATGAACATAGAATTAGCATTAGATGGAGTTCAGATTGGACTTTACAACATGGCTATAGAATTGAGAGGATTCCAATTTGGATTGTGGAACGTGAATGGCAAACGATCCCTGCCATTGATCAATGGGCAGTTCTAG
- a CDS encoding VOC family protein: MKLGAFSISLSVKDIHESKAFYEKLGFTYKGGNIDQNWIVLKNENAVIGLFQGMFEGNILTFNPGWDSDAQNLEEFDDVRAIQEHLKKHGIPLTAEADSNTSGPAHITMKDPDGNAILIDQHR; encoded by the coding sequence ATGAAACTCGGAGCATTTTCTATCAGTCTATCTGTAAAAGACATTCACGAGTCTAAAGCCTTTTATGAGAAACTAGGTTTCACGTATAAAGGAGGCAATATTGATCAAAATTGGATCGTACTGAAAAATGAAAATGCCGTGATTGGTCTTTTCCAAGGGATGTTTGAAGGAAACATTCTCACCTTCAACCCTGGATGGGATAGCGATGCTCAGAACCTTGAAGAATTTGACGATGTGCGCGCTATTCAAGAGCACCTAAAGAAGCATGGTATTCCTTTGACCGCTGAAGCCGATTCCAACACCTCAGGCCCCGCTCATATCACCATGAAAGATCCAGATGGGAACGCCATTCTTATTGATCAACATCGATAG